Proteins encoded in a region of the Clostridium beijerinckii genome:
- a CDS encoding TIM-barrel domain-containing protein codes for MEILGYRKDGRIVNLKLEDGIIQLSAVGKEIIRCTYTKEKNIKNSSVIGINHEIEKLNKFVVEETQDNIILRTGLITLTINKKTGQFVWKNGKNDEILLQERDKELVSIPVEKYSTNGEKAIIKRVQTVDGERSFVENLKPYIDRMAYRAKLYFEWQEKEAIHGLGQGEEGIYNYRGNSQYLYQHNMRTPFPCLVSNKNYGILFDCGSLMTFNDDSRGAYVYLDVVEQLDYYFVFGEKLDDIVGGFRKITGRAAMLPKWAFGYIQSKETYRNQEELVEVVKEYRKRNVPIDCIVQDWHTWGEGLWGNKRLDKNRYPDIGKANKEIHDLNVHTMVSIWPNMNVGGEDYEEFLQAEYLLGDNSTYDAFNEDARKMYWEQAEKELYKGGFDAWWCDSTEPFSGPDWNGEKIREPWERFMLVGNEHKKFLDPAKANLFALMHEKGIFENQRKVAPDKRVLNLARSGYIGSQKYGVVLWSGDTNATWGTFRKQITEGLNLCLSGLPYWTLDIGAFFTVGSEWRNRGCGCNNNPNPLWFWQGDYNDGVNDLAYRELYVRWFQYGAFLPMFRSHGTDTPREIWNFGEKGEMFYDAIEKFINLRYSLIPYFYSLAGKVTQNHYTMLRSLLFDFSNDEIAKEISDEFMCGDSILVCPVTNPMYYEPNSKSINESKIRKCYLPKGADWYDFWTEERLSGGSYVIADAPIDKIPLFIRAGSIIPMEEGLQYAEQVSDKSFQIHIYPGDDCEFEFYEDSGDGYEYEKGIYNKILMKWEDKESKFTIGKADYDFPQSIKNRSCTIFLDDMRIDFIYRGEPLTFVMK; via the coding sequence ATGGAGATTTTAGGATATCGTAAGGATGGCAGAATAGTAAATTTGAAATTAGAAGATGGAATAATTCAGTTATCTGCTGTGGGTAAAGAAATTATTCGATGTACTTATACAAAAGAAAAAAATATAAAGAATTCATCAGTTATTGGAATTAACCATGAAATAGAGAAATTAAATAAATTTGTTGTTGAAGAGACACAAGATAATATTATTTTAAGAACTGGATTAATTACTTTAACTATTAATAAGAAGACAGGACAATTTGTATGGAAAAATGGTAAGAATGATGAAATATTGCTGCAAGAAAGAGATAAAGAACTTGTTTCAATACCGGTTGAAAAATATTCTACAAATGGTGAAAAAGCCATTATTAAAAGAGTACAAACTGTTGATGGAGAAAGAAGCTTCGTTGAAAATTTAAAACCATATATTGATAGAATGGCATATCGAGCAAAATTATACTTTGAGTGGCAAGAAAAAGAAGCAATACATGGATTAGGACAAGGAGAAGAAGGAATTTATAACTATAGAGGGAACTCTCAATACTTATATCAGCACAACATGAGAACTCCATTCCCATGTTTGGTATCAAATAAAAATTATGGTATTTTATTTGATTGTGGATCATTGATGACTTTTAATGATGATTCAAGAGGAGCATATGTTTATTTAGATGTAGTAGAGCAATTAGATTACTATTTTGTTTTTGGTGAAAAGCTCGATGATATTGTAGGTGGTTTTAGAAAAATAACAGGACGAGCTGCCATGCTACCAAAATGGGCGTTTGGTTATATTCAGTCGAAAGAAACATATAGAAACCAAGAAGAATTAGTTGAAGTAGTTAAAGAGTATAGAAAAAGAAATGTACCAATAGATTGTATTGTACAAGATTGGCATACTTGGGGAGAAGGTTTATGGGGGAATAAGCGATTAGATAAAAATAGATATCCTGATATAGGTAAAGCAAATAAAGAAATTCACGATTTAAATGTTCATACTATGGTTTCTATTTGGCCCAATATGAATGTAGGTGGAGAGGATTATGAAGAATTTTTACAAGCTGAATATTTATTAGGAGACAATTCTACATATGATGCTTTTAATGAAGATGCAAGAAAAATGTACTGGGAACAAGCAGAAAAAGAGTTATACAAGGGAGGCTTTGATGCTTGGTGGTGTGATTCAACGGAACCATTTAGTGGACCAGATTGGAATGGAGAAAAAATTAGAGAACCTTGGGAACGATTTATGTTAGTGGGAAATGAGCATAAAAAGTTTTTAGACCCAGCTAAAGCTAATTTATTTGCATTAATGCACGAGAAAGGCATTTTTGAAAATCAAAGAAAGGTAGCGCCTGATAAAAGAGTTCTTAATTTGGCAAGATCTGGCTATATTGGCTCTCAAAAATATGGCGTTGTTTTGTGGTCAGGTGATACTAATGCAACCTGGGGAACTTTTAGAAAACAAATTACAGAAGGTTTGAATTTATGTTTGAGCGGTTTACCTTATTGGACATTAGATATTGGAGCGTTTTTTACAGTAGGAAGTGAATGGAGAAACAGAGGATGCGGTTGCAACAATAACCCGAACCCACTTTGGTTTTGGCAGGGAGATTATAATGATGGTGTAAATGATTTGGCTTATCGTGAATTATACGTAAGATGGTTTCAATATGGTGCATTTTTACCAATGTTCCGCTCTCACGGAACAGATACTCCAAGAGAAATATGGAACTTTGGGGAAAAGGGAGAAATGTTTTACGATGCCATTGAAAAGTTTATAAATTTAAGATATAGCTTAATTCCATATTTCTATTCTTTGGCTGGGAAAGTAACGCAAAATCATTATACTATGCTTCGAAGTCTTTTATTCGATTTTAGTAATGATGAAATAGCAAAAGAAATTAGTGACGAATTTATGTGTGGAGATTCTATATTGGTATGTCCTGTTACAAATCCGATGTATTATGAGCCAAATAGTAAGTCAATTAATGAATCTAAAATAAGAAAATGTTATTTGCCAAAAGGAGCTGACTGGTATGATTTTTGGACGGAAGAACGATTAAGTGGTGGAAGCTATGTAATAGCAGACGCTCCAATAGATAAGATTCCATTATTTATACGAGCAGGTTCTATTATTCCAATGGAAGAAGGGCTACAATATGCTGAGCAAGTAAGTGATAAATCATTTCAAATTCATATTTATCCTGGGGATGATTGCGAATTTGAATTTTATGAAGATAGTGGTGATGGTTATGAGTATGAGAAAGGAATTTATAATAAGATTTTGATGAAATGGGAAGACAAAGAAAGTAAATTTACTATTGGAAAAGCAGATTATGATTTCCCACAATCTATTAAAAATCGTTCTTGTACCATTTTTCTAGATGACATGAGAATAGATTTTATTTATCGAGGTGAACCATTAACTTTTGTTATGAAATAA
- a CDS encoding ABC transporter substrate-binding protein: MKHFKKLLSVVTLAGLTMSLVSCGNSTSTTESGSKNNDVTISFMASQDWIQDAELNLAKKFTEKTGIKIDYQIVPSDQYNNLLMTKLNSGEATDIFAVNAGRFDLETQVNAEKNALDLTNASWAKNIDKEVADELTVNGKLYGEPIQDVSSVWAIGYNKKIFKQLNLQIPKNYQEFKNICEKIKASGVTPIYESVSDGWHHTLWFPEIALAADTADSGLVDKLNNNTAKLEGNKTFETILGQVNEMVKLGYWGDNYMSNKYADAPKNIASGQFAMTIANQGFGAEVNKADSSFSADDIGYFVIPLADNQILNINPVGPSRLIYSKSKHAKEAQEYLDFLASDESLTYLTENVSKFNKLPYSNAPVKYTDTVKEFYKSYPKNAVVLQSAVKYINPQWMEIGKDMSAMLVGEMGPEELLKNIDKNRGDQAKAAGDKDWK, from the coding sequence ATGAAACATTTTAAAAAGTTATTGTCAGTTGTGACATTAGCCGGATTAACTATGTCATTAGTAAGCTGTGGTAATAGTACTAGCACTACAGAATCAGGTTCAAAAAATAATGATGTTACTATTTCTTTTATGGCAAGTCAGGATTGGATTCAAGATGCTGAATTGAATTTAGCAAAAAAATTTACTGAAAAAACAGGAATTAAGATCGATTATCAAATTGTTCCATCAGATCAATATAATAACTTGTTAATGACAAAATTAAATTCTGGAGAAGCTACTGATATTTTTGCTGTGAATGCTGGAAGGTTTGATTTAGAAACACAAGTTAATGCAGAAAAAAATGCGTTGGATTTAACAAATGCCTCTTGGGCAAAAAATATAGATAAAGAAGTTGCTGATGAGCTGACTGTAAACGGTAAACTATATGGAGAACCTATTCAAGATGTATCATCTGTTTGGGCAATTGGCTATAATAAAAAGATTTTCAAACAGTTAAACTTACAAATTCCTAAGAATTATCAAGAATTTAAAAACATATGTGAGAAAATAAAGGCATCTGGTGTTACTCCTATTTATGAAAGCGTTTCAGATGGATGGCATCACACATTATGGTTCCCAGAAATAGCCTTAGCAGCGGATACAGCAGATTCAGGATTAGTAGATAAATTAAATAATAATACTGCAAAATTAGAAGGAAATAAAACATTTGAAACTATTTTAGGACAAGTTAATGAAATGGTGAAACTAGGATATTGGGGAGATAATTATATGTCTAACAAATATGCTGATGCTCCAAAAAATATCGCTTCAGGACAATTTGCAATGACAATCGCTAACCAAGGTTTTGGTGCAGAAGTCAATAAAGCGGATTCTAGTTTCAGTGCAGATGATATTGGATATTTTGTGATTCCTTTAGCAGATAATCAAATATTAAATATTAATCCAGTAGGACCATCAAGACTTATATATTCAAAATCTAAACATGCAAAAGAAGCACAAGAGTATTTAGATTTTCTTGCATCAGATGAAAGTCTTACTTATCTAACTGAAAACGTTTCTAAATTTAATAAGCTTCCATACAGTAATGCTCCAGTTAAATATACTGATACAGTCAAAGAATTTTATAAATCATATCCTAAGAATGCTGTTGTATTACAATCAGCAGTCAAGTATATAAATCCTCAATGGATGGAAATAGGCAAAGATATGTCTGCAATGTTAGTTGGAGAGATGGGGCCAGAAGAACTTCTAAAGAATATTGATAAAAATAGAGGAGATCAGGCAAAAGCTGCCGGAGATAAGGATTGGAAGTAA
- a CDS encoding carbohydrate ABC transporter permease, which produces MRIKKTLQNIFSNGIAWVITIISLIPLVLILFNALKTSKAASDMNLKLPTFPIPVENFSTVIERGKLATSFINSCVYSIGSVILCAILAAAASYVLCRNKTKLNRIIYMFIILGITMPINYVALMKVMSALHLMNSMLGIVLLYTAMQLPFSVFLLHGFVARIPVELDEAAVIDGCSPIRIFIYIIFPLLKPALATVVVLTFLNTWNEFVSPLYFLSSSSKWPMTLSVYNFFGMYFKDWNLVCSDIMLTSLPVIVVYLLGQKYIVSGMTAGAVKG; this is translated from the coding sequence ATGAGAATAAAGAAAACATTACAAAATATATTTTCTAATGGAATTGCATGGGTTATAACGATTATATCTCTTATACCATTAGTATTAATCCTATTTAATGCTCTTAAAACTAGCAAAGCAGCTTCTGATATGAATCTGAAACTTCCTACATTTCCAATACCAGTTGAAAATTTTTCTACAGTAATAGAAAGAGGAAAGCTTGCAACATCTTTCATTAATAGTTGTGTTTATTCTATAGGAAGTGTAATCTTATGTGCCATCTTAGCAGCAGCAGCTTCCTATGTATTATGTAGAAATAAAACAAAATTAAATCGCATCATTTACATGTTTATTATATTAGGAATTACAATGCCTATAAATTATGTAGCCTTAATGAAGGTAATGTCTGCGTTACACTTAATGAACTCAATGCTTGGAATAGTGCTACTATATACTGCAATGCAGCTTCCGTTTTCGGTGTTTCTCCTTCATGGATTTGTGGCAAGAATTCCAGTGGAATTAGATGAAGCAGCTGTAATTGATGGATGTTCTCCAATTAGGATATTTATCTATATTATATTTCCACTATTAAAACCAGCGTTAGCAACAGTTGTAGTTCTTACTTTTTTAAATACATGGAATGAATTTGTATCTCCATTATACTTTTTAAGTAGTTCTTCAAAATGGCCAATGACCCTTTCAGTATATAATTTCTTTGGAATGTATTTTAAAGATTGGAATTTAGTTTGTTCAGATATTATGCTAACTAGTTTGCCAGTTATTGTAGTTTATTTATTAGGTCAAAAATATATCGTTTCAGGAATGACAGCTGGAGCAGTTAAAGGTTAA
- a CDS encoding carbohydrate ABC transporter permease, whose amino-acid sequence MNKKKIYPSYFIWGALIIYGVLFVIPGIIGIAYSFTDWSAYSDKINFVGFDNFKVIFSGNENYMKILGNTLWFTIITTILKNAIGLLLAVLLTKSIKFLNFHRGVMFMPSVLSTLIIGMIFTSILDPKIGILNVFLRGIGLDTLAKQWLTSPQFAFGSVVAVDVWRGIGYIMTIFIAGILSISSEYYEAANIDGATGLQKFRFITFPLILPTLATTTVLNVIYGLKVFDMIYVLTNGGPGKSTTEVLYTIVFKKFGMGQYAIGTALSSVMFVIMVFIGVFMIKMMTKNEVME is encoded by the coding sequence ATGAATAAGAAAAAAATATATCCGAGTTACTTTATATGGGGAGCACTTATAATTTATGGAGTCTTATTTGTAATTCCGGGAATTATTGGCATTGCATATTCCTTTACAGACTGGTCAGCTTACAGTGATAAAATAAATTTTGTTGGATTTGATAATTTCAAAGTAATATTTTCAGGTAATGAGAATTATATGAAGATTTTAGGTAATACCTTGTGGTTTACAATAATTACAACCATATTAAAAAATGCTATAGGATTATTATTGGCAGTATTGCTAACAAAATCTATAAAATTCTTGAATTTTCACAGAGGGGTTATGTTTATGCCATCTGTGTTATCTACATTAATTATTGGTATGATTTTTACATCAATTCTTGATCCTAAGATAGGAATTCTAAACGTTTTTCTTAGAGGCATTGGTTTAGATACATTAGCAAAACAGTGGCTTACTTCACCACAATTTGCTTTTGGATCCGTAGTTGCAGTTGATGTTTGGAGAGGGATTGGATACATTATGACTATTTTTATAGCGGGTATTTTATCTATCTCTAGTGAATATTATGAAGCGGCTAATATTGATGGAGCAACAGGACTACAAAAATTTCGATTTATTACATTTCCGTTAATACTCCCAACATTAGCTACTACTACAGTATTAAATGTAATTTATGGATTGAAAGTATTCGATATGATTTACGTATTAACAAATGGTGGCCCAGGAAAATCTACAACGGAAGTATTGTATACAATAGTATTTAAAAAATTTGGTATGGGTCAGTATGCTATTGGTACTGCATTATCATCTGTTATGTTTGTAATCATGGTATTTATTGGAGTCTTTATGATTAAAATGATGACTAAAAATGAGGTGATGGAATAA